The Leptotrichia sp. oral taxon 215 str. W9775 genome window below encodes:
- the aroF gene encoding 3-deoxy-7-phosphoheptulonate synthase: MIIKIDGSVDHDTLKEIIARLETENKVSVKPIIGEDYTILGLVGDISTIDIKHIQSLDYVLDVQRIQEPYKRASRKFKPEDSIIKIGNVEIGGNNLVMMAGPCSVENEKQIIDTAKAVKAAGATMLRGGVVKPRTSPYAFQGLGMEGIKLMKKAKEETDLPIVCEVMSIAQLHEFGPHLDMIQLGARNMQNFDLLKEVGKTNIPVLLKRGLSATIEEWLMSAEYILAGGNENVVLCERGIRTYETAYRNVLDLNAVPMIKKLTHLPIIVDSAHATGKHWMVKPLGMAGIAAGADGLMVEVHPEPDKALSDGPQSLKFEVFEDLMQDVEKIANVLGKTFKTK; this comes from the coding sequence ATGATTATAAAAATTGACGGAAGTGTTGATCATGATACGCTTAAAGAAATAATTGCAAGACTTGAAACTGAAAATAAAGTCAGTGTAAAACCAATAATAGGGGAAGATTATACAATTTTAGGACTTGTCGGAGATATAAGTACAATAGATATAAAGCATATACAGTCATTGGATTATGTTTTAGATGTTCAGAGAATACAGGAGCCATATAAGAGAGCAAGTAGAAAATTTAAGCCGGAAGATTCAATTATAAAAATAGGAAATGTGGAAATTGGTGGAAATAATTTAGTTATGATGGCAGGACCTTGTTCTGTTGAAAATGAAAAGCAAATTATTGATACAGCAAAAGCGGTAAAAGCAGCAGGGGCTACAATGCTAAGAGGTGGTGTAGTTAAGCCGAGAACGTCTCCTTATGCATTCCAGGGATTGGGAATGGAAGGAATAAAGCTTATGAAAAAAGCTAAAGAGGAAACTGACTTACCAATTGTCTGTGAAGTTATGTCAATTGCACAGTTACATGAATTTGGACCACATTTGGATATGATTCAATTGGGTGCAAGAAATATGCAGAATTTTGATTTATTGAAGGAAGTTGGAAAAACTAATATTCCAGTACTTTTAAAAAGAGGATTAAGTGCAACAATTGAAGAATGGCTGATGTCAGCTGAGTATATTTTGGCAGGTGGAAATGAAAATGTTGTTCTTTGTGAAAGAGGAATTAGAACTTATGAAACTGCTTATAGAAATGTATTGGATTTGAATGCTGTACCTATGATTAAGAAATTGACTCATTTACCAATAATTGTGGATTCTGCACATGCAACAGGAAAGCACTGGATGGTAAAACCGCTTGGAATGGCAGGAATAGCGGCAGGAGCAGATGGACTTATGGTGGAAGTGCATCCAGAGCCAGATAAAGCATTGTCAGATGGACCACAATCATTAAAATTTGAAGTGTTTGAAGATTTGATGCAGGATGTGGAAAAAATTGCAAATGTATTGGGAAAAACTTTTAAGACAAAATAG
- a CDS encoding prephenate dehydrogenase codes for MIEKIKDLTVTIVGLGVIGAAFAESFREIGIKIIYGIDIDEETLRKAEEKNIINKGFIETKEPLEKSDFVVITLYPNLMKSFFVNNIDNFKENAIITDVVGIKEKIIRDIDPIIEEIRKKNGKNIDFIFGHPMAGREKRGIDFADSKVFKNANYIIIKDEKNKRENLELLSEIVKQMGFKKVSFLTAQEHDEIIAFTSQLTHAIAVSLVNSDSEKYDTNRFIGDSYRDLTRIAKINEDLWAELFMGNKKNLLEMIQQFEKELDIIKDALNNNDLGTLKEKFIMSTRRREKID; via the coding sequence ATGATAGAAAAAATAAAAGATTTAACAGTGACAATAGTAGGGCTTGGAGTAATCGGAGCAGCTTTTGCAGAGAGTTTTAGGGAAATTGGTATTAAAATAATTTATGGAATTGATATTGATGAGGAAACTTTAAGGAAGGCTGAAGAGAAAAATATTATAAACAAAGGGTTTATTGAAACAAAGGAACCTTTGGAAAAATCAGATTTTGTAGTGATTACTCTTTATCCTAACTTAATGAAATCATTTTTTGTAAATAATATTGATAATTTTAAAGAAAATGCTATAATTACTGATGTTGTGGGAATTAAAGAGAAAATTATTAGGGATATTGATCCGATTATAGAAGAAATTAGAAAGAAAAATGGAAAAAATATTGATTTTATTTTTGGACATCCAATGGCAGGACGTGAAAAACGGGGAATCGATTTTGCAGATAGCAAGGTTTTTAAGAATGCAAATTATATAATAATTAAAGATGAAAAAAATAAAAGGGAAAATTTGGAATTACTGTCAGAAATTGTAAAGCAGATGGGATTTAAGAAGGTCAGTTTTCTTACTGCACAGGAACATGATGAAATTATTGCATTTACGAGTCAGCTTACCCATGCAATTGCAGTTTCGCTTGTAAATAGTGACAGTGAAAAGTATGATACTAACCGTTTTATTGGGGATTCCTATCGTGATTTGACAAGAATTGCAAAAATAAATGAAGATTTGTGGGCAGAGCTGTTTATGGGAAATAAGAAAAATCTTTTGGAAATGATACAGCAGTTTGAAAAGGAACTTGATATAATCAAAGATGCCTTGAATAATAATGACTTGGGGACATTAAAAGAAAAATTCATAATGTCTACAAGACGTAGGGAAAAAATTGATTAA
- the aroB gene encoding 3-dehydroquinate synthase encodes MEKLHVGLGKNSYDILIGENFFERFPEYIGKVYKGKKLFVITDSNVDRIYKNEYERMFRGFDYKIFVLQAGEKHKHIGIMPGIYSAMVNAGLTRKDIVVAFSGGVVGDIAGFAAASYMRGIGFIQIPTTIVSQVDSSVGGKVGVDLPEGKNLVGAFHQPKLVLIDNYFLNTLTDRYFYDGFAEIVKYGCIYDKKFFDRLVEIVEKVGVLQDDENYIQQLRKHLMKYVNELVYRSCEIKKEVVEKDEKESNLRMILNFGHTIGHAIEQYTNYEKYCHGEAISAGMMDITKIGEKKGFTKEGEAVKIAKLLKALNLPTEIEYPKDEIAKIMKRDKKSTSDGINFVILKEIGEVEIMKIGAEEIFE; translated from the coding sequence ATGGAAAAATTGCACGTTGGATTAGGAAAAAATTCTTATGATATTCTAATTGGAGAGAATTTTTTTGAGAGATTCCCTGAATATATTGGAAAGGTTTATAAAGGAAAGAAATTATTTGTAATTACTGATTCTAATGTAGACAGGATTTATAAAAATGAGTATGAAAGAATGTTTAGAGGGTTTGATTATAAGATATTTGTACTGCAGGCGGGAGAGAAACATAAACATATTGGGATAATGCCTGGGATCTATTCAGCTATGGTAAATGCAGGACTTACAAGAAAGGATATTGTTGTTGCATTTAGTGGAGGAGTTGTTGGAGATATTGCCGGATTTGCGGCTGCCAGTTATATGCGTGGGATTGGATTTATACAAATTCCTACAACAATTGTTTCGCAAGTTGACAGCAGTGTCGGAGGAAAAGTTGGAGTTGACTTACCTGAGGGGAAAAATCTTGTTGGAGCATTTCATCAGCCTAAACTTGTTTTAATCGATAATTATTTTCTGAATACACTAACAGACAGATATTTTTATGACGGATTTGCAGAAATTGTGAAATATGGATGTATTTATGACAAAAAATTTTTTGACAGACTTGTGGAAATTGTGGAGAAAGTTGGAGTTTTACAAGATGATGAAAATTATATACAGCAATTGCGTAAACATCTGATGAAATATGTAAATGAGCTTGTTTACCGTTCATGTGAGATAAAAAAGGAAGTTGTGGAAAAGGATGAGAAGGAAAGCAATTTAAGAATGATATTGAATTTTGGGCATACTATTGGACATGCGATAGAGCAGTATACAAATTATGAGAAATATTGCCATGGAGAAGCAATTTCTGCTGGAATGATGGATATTACAAAAATTGGAGAGAAAAAAGGATTTACCAAAGAAGGGGAAGCTGTGAAAATTGCAAAATTGCTTAAAGCATTAAATTTGCCAACTGAAATTGAGTATCCGAAAGATGAGATTGCGAAGATTATGAAAAGAGATAAGAAAAGTACGAGTGATGGGATTAATTTTGTAATTTTAAAGGAAATTGGGGAAGTTGAAATTATGAAGATTGGGGCAGAAGAGATTTTTGAGTAA
- a CDS encoding DUF4132 domain-containing protein, with product MVLDYRIPDELKKSYKEKLGKEKEKLNPESQKFIEDVLKGNVKTGRYEHETFAILEMKKKIKNIENVTFEEIYPEEIYPALDLMIGKKFREIFLEICQKIVKMPYTRWYYRKMILSSNYADHLINMWDILSNLVTLHILDMDIMKILKGEYDRKKYPGIYSFALHYLWCEIDRGNKEVIEFLKDLMLSENNTFLLDYTTFRAIFASDNRELVELAGKLLLAAKLQEGLRQAICETMDSGTVENFNYMFKIVYDNDLLRFSSVKRALATWTGIGETYADRIGKKEIEIIKKIVENPEYADELLKSDDNVELLLGLWQKGREDISAAINAIEEILAGGKRHSILLASYYIQLIQNIRLAGKTAKKVIYQYPKDLEIFACYLDSFMRTGTSYEIYNRIDSGQFKLTDFFADEKEAKEFFGILEKFLKEMKKARKDFSPCIFPWYAVSLYKVAIADKMAIIALFLKGEYVEKIFEYSKIFSYYVKEDVFNLVSQKLENENYEKYVIDGLKDAGVTDKAFEAVQKYNLVPKYRKEIEGMLKLKTSNVRKNLISLLYMQEEAAFYETVENLITTKDVNKRLAAFDLLLKAKNEKKYDLKTLKKYVKLVKEPTSSEIVLIDEVNREEKKVANEKLGYDINYEPSFENTEFLEKKPDMSQVFTKSTDELLEIIKKLNDLYTEHENYEYKTAYGTTTLLSNSFSPIYPLNGQYDYRNQKLRDYPLEEVWREFFKTEIKDFETLYQLYFFSKSKFLENGYLNYTKEMLGFNPNELIEKIEAEQKETNGLKYFDVNRKYSYSIGKISQVINILVNEYEDQDRDYSYKFGKMIFSYVYNNLNESELLTKEVRSYIRNRDDKDVYLSIFENNTIFRSAKNGIKNYSNDKEFAEQFILKYKIYKKLYNYAEKEDGKLRGELISIDEFALAVTKGIIEKDEFYIEILNRENTKSKVKALCDIIYGNKNSDKKENNPKVMEFLKKEGQKVIDYILETEFKRGETPVEYSNTIHQIPVVKGIDNLIKILMALGNEKLERGGYYSDYYSEDSKKSNLSHLLKKSQPDKDDTSKLFAKKIKGSKISQQRLIEVAMYAPRWTPLIQEYLGWEGLESACYYFHAHISDVSKNMESLFAKYTPISVEDLAIGAFDIDWFKAAHKELGAKRFEMLYEAAKYVSDGAKHSRARMFADAAQGKLKLKETEAKIQDKRNKDLVASYSLIPLKKDRDKDLLQRYKFLQKFLKESKQFGAQRRASEAKAFEISLENLSRNAGYSDVIRLVWSMETALINEMKQYFEPKVIEETAVFIKIDEFGKTKIVFEKNGKVLKTMPAKLKKNKYIEEIKEVNKNLTEQYRRSKKMLEEAMEDGTEFYNYEIKNLMENPVISPLLDTLVFKSENNLGYYSDGSLVTVNGEIIELEENKMLKIAHALDLYNSGKWSEYQQDLFTKEIKQPFKQVFREIYVKTADEKGKDNSLRYAGHQIQPHKTVAVLKNRRWVADYEEGLQKIYYKNNIIAKIYAMADWFSPSDIEAPTLEWVCFYDRKTFKPMMIDDVPDLIFTEVMRDVDLAVSVAHVGGVDPEASHSTVEMRKAIIEFNLKLFKLSNVTFTERHAIIKGKRAEYTVHLGSGVVHQKAGAEINILPVHSQHRGRIFLPFVDEDPKTAEIMSKIILFAEDTKIKDPFILEQIK from the coding sequence ATGGTACTAGATTACAGGATTCCTGACGAATTGAAAAAAAGTTACAAAGAAAAATTGGGAAAGGAAAAGGAAAAATTAAATCCTGAAAGCCAAAAATTTATTGAAGATGTGCTGAAGGGAAATGTTAAAACTGGAAGATATGAGCACGAAACCTTTGCAATTTTAGAAATGAAAAAGAAAATTAAAAATATTGAAAATGTTACTTTTGAAGAAATTTATCCTGAAGAAATTTATCCTGCACTGGATTTAATGATAGGAAAAAAATTTAGGGAAATATTTCTTGAAATTTGTCAAAAAATTGTAAAAATGCCTTATACAAGATGGTATTACAGAAAAATGATATTGAGTTCAAATTATGCGGATCATTTGATAAATATGTGGGATATTTTGTCTAATCTGGTTACATTACATATTTTGGATATGGATATTATGAAAATATTGAAAGGTGAATATGACAGAAAAAAATATCCAGGTATATACTCCTTTGCGTTACACTATCTCTGGTGTGAAATTGATAGGGGAAATAAGGAAGTCATAGAATTTTTAAAAGACTTGATGTTGAGTGAAAATAATACATTTTTACTGGATTATACGACTTTCAGGGCAATCTTTGCTTCAGATAATCGGGAACTTGTGGAACTTGCCGGGAAATTACTGCTGGCCGCAAAGCTTCAGGAAGGGCTGAGACAGGCAATCTGTGAAACGATGGACAGTGGAACAGTGGAAAACTTTAACTATATGTTTAAAATTGTGTATGACAATGATTTATTAAGATTTTCATCGGTGAAAAGGGCTTTGGCAACATGGACTGGAATTGGTGAAACGTATGCAGACAGAATTGGCAAGAAGGAAATTGAAATTATTAAGAAAATTGTGGAAAATCCAGAATATGCTGATGAGCTTTTGAAAAGTGATGACAATGTGGAACTGCTTCTGGGACTTTGGCAGAAGGGAAGAGAAGATATTTCAGCAGCTATAAATGCAATTGAAGAAATTTTAGCTGGTGGGAAACGTCATAGTATCCTGCTTGCTTCATATTATATTCAGCTTATTCAAAATATAAGATTAGCCGGGAAAACTGCAAAAAAAGTTATTTATCAATATCCGAAGGATTTGGAAATTTTTGCATGCTATTTGGATAGCTTTATGAGAACAGGAACTAGTTATGAAATTTATAATAGAATAGATAGTGGCCAATTTAAATTGACTGATTTTTTTGCGGATGAAAAAGAGGCAAAAGAATTTTTTGGAATATTAGAAAAATTTCTTAAGGAAATGAAAAAAGCCAGAAAGGATTTTTCACCTTGTATTTTCCCATGGTATGCGGTTTCACTGTATAAAGTGGCAATTGCTGATAAAATGGCAATAATCGCCCTCTTTTTAAAAGGTGAATATGTTGAAAAAATTTTTGAGTATTCGAAAATTTTTAGTTACTATGTGAAAGAGGATGTTTTTAATCTTGTATCCCAAAAACTTGAAAATGAAAATTATGAAAAGTATGTGATTGATGGATTGAAGGATGCGGGAGTAACAGACAAGGCCTTTGAGGCAGTTCAAAAATATAATTTAGTTCCAAAATACCGTAAAGAAATAGAAGGAATGTTAAAGTTAAAAACATCAAATGTACGTAAGAATCTGATTAGTTTACTTTATATGCAGGAAGAAGCTGCATTTTATGAGACTGTTGAAAATCTCATAACAACAAAGGATGTAAATAAACGGTTAGCCGCATTTGACTTGCTTTTAAAGGCTAAAAATGAAAAAAAGTACGATTTGAAAACATTGAAGAAATATGTAAAACTTGTGAAAGAACCTACTTCAAGTGAAATTGTACTAATTGATGAAGTTAACAGGGAAGAGAAAAAGGTTGCTAATGAAAAACTTGGATATGATATTAATTATGAGCCAAGCTTTGAAAATACTGAATTTTTAGAAAAAAAACCGGATATGAGCCAAGTATTTACAAAATCAACAGATGAACTTCTGGAAATTATAAAAAAACTGAATGACTTATATACAGAACACGAAAATTATGAGTATAAGACAGCTTATGGGACAACTACTCTGCTGTCTAATTCATTTTCTCCGATTTACCCTTTAAATGGCCAGTATGATTATAGAAATCAGAAATTAAGGGATTATCCGCTTGAAGAAGTTTGGAGGGAATTTTTTAAAACAGAAATTAAAGATTTTGAAACATTGTACCAGCTTTACTTTTTCTCAAAATCAAAGTTTTTAGAAAATGGATATTTGAATTATACAAAAGAAATGCTTGGATTTAACCCGAATGAGCTAATTGAAAAAATAGAGGCTGAGCAAAAGGAAACAAATGGATTAAAATATTTTGATGTAAACAGGAAATATTCTTATTCAATTGGGAAAATCAGTCAAGTTATAAATATACTTGTAAATGAATATGAAGATCAAGACAGGGACTATTCCTATAAATTTGGAAAAATGATTTTTTCCTATGTTTATAATAATCTGAATGAAAGTGAACTTTTGACAAAGGAAGTGAGAAGTTATATAAGAAATAGAGATGACAAGGATGTATATTTAAGCATTTTTGAAAATAATACAATTTTCCGGTCAGCTAAAAATGGTATAAAAAATTATTCAAATGACAAGGAATTTGCCGAACAGTTTATTTTGAAATATAAAATTTATAAAAAACTGTATAATTATGCAGAAAAAGAAGATGGTAAATTAAGAGGAGAACTGATTTCAATTGATGAATTTGCTCTTGCTGTAACAAAGGGAATTATTGAAAAAGATGAGTTTTACATTGAAATCCTCAATCGTGAAAATACAAAATCTAAAGTAAAAGCACTATGCGATATTATTTATGGTAATAAAAATTCTGATAAAAAAGAAAATAATCCAAAAGTTATGGAATTTTTGAAAAAAGAAGGACAAAAGGTAATTGACTATATTTTGGAAACAGAGTTTAAAAGAGGGGAAACTCCTGTGGAATATTCAAATACAATCCATCAGATTCCAGTTGTAAAAGGAATTGACAATCTCATTAAGATTTTAATGGCATTGGGAAATGAAAAGCTGGAAAGAGGAGGATATTATTCGGATTATTATAGTGAGGATTCTAAAAAATCCAATTTGAGTCACCTTTTGAAAAAAAGTCAGCCTGATAAGGATGATACGAGCAAGCTTTTTGCCAAGAAAATAAAAGGAAGTAAAATTAGTCAGCAACGGCTTATAGAAGTGGCAATGTATGCACCACGCTGGACACCGCTTATTCAGGAATATTTAGGCTGGGAAGGGCTGGAAAGTGCATGTTATTATTTCCATGCACATATAAGTGATGTTTCTAAAAATATGGAAAGCCTGTTTGCAAAATATACTCCGATTTCTGTTGAAGATCTGGCAATAGGGGCTTTTGATATTGACTGGTTTAAAGCGGCTCATAAGGAATTGGGAGCAAAAAGATTTGAGATGCTTTATGAAGCGGCAAAATATGTGTCAGATGGGGCAAAGCATTCGAGGGCAAGAATGTTTGCAGATGCTGCACAGGGAAAACTTAAATTAAAGGAAACTGAAGCAAAAATTCAGGATAAGAGAAATAAGGATCTAGTTGCCAGTTATTCATTAATTCCACTTAAAAAGGATAGGGATAAGGATTTACTTCAGAGATATAAATTTTTACAGAAATTCCTGAAGGAAAGTAAGCAGTTTGGGGCTCAGCGTAGGGCAAGTGAGGCAAAGGCATTTGAAATATCTCTTGAAAATTTATCAAGAAATGCCGGATATTCTGATGTAATCCGTTTAGTATGGAGTATGGAAACAGCTTTAATTAATGAAATGAAACAATATTTTGAACCGAAGGTAATAGAAGAAACTGCTGTATTTATAAAAATTGATGAATTTGGGAAAACTAAAATAGTTTTTGAGAAAAATGGAAAAGTGTTAAAAACAATGCCAGCTAAACTGAAGAAAAATAAATATATTGAGGAAATTAAGGAAGTAAATAAAAATCTGACAGAACAGTACAGACGTTCTAAAAAAATGCTGGAAGAGGCAATGGAAGACGGAACAGAATTTTATAATTATGAAATAAAAAATCTGATGGAAAATCCTGTAATTTCACCATTGCTTGACACACTTGTCTTTAAATCTGAAAATAATCTTGGTTATTACAGTGACGGCAGTCTTGTAACTGTTAATGGTGAAATTATTGAGCTTGAAGAAAATAAAATGTTGAAAATTGCTCATGCTCTTGATTTATACAATAGTGGAAAATGGAGTGAATATCAGCAGGATTTATTTACAAAAGAGATAAAACAGCCTTTTAAACAGGTATTTAGGGAAATTTATGTAAAAACTGCTGATGAAAAAGGTAAGGACAATTCTTTAAGATATGCCGGACATCAGATTCAGCCACATAAAACAGTTGCTGTATTGAAAAATAGAAGATGGGTTGCCGATTATGAAGAAGGGTTGCAAAAAATCTACTATAAAAACAATATTATAGCAAAAATTTATGCAATGGCAGACTGGTTTTCTCCTTCTGACATTGAAGCACCGACACTTGAATGGGTTTGCTTTTATGACAGAAAGACATTTAAACCGATGATGATAGATGACGTTCCTGATTTAATTTTTACGGAAGTGATGAGAGATGTGGATTTGGCTGTAAGTGTAGCTCATGTAGGTGGAGTTGATCCTGAAGCCAGTCATTCAACAGTTGAAATGAGAAAGGCAATTATTGAATTTAACCTTAAATTATTTAAACTTTCAAATGTTACGTTTACAGAAAGACATGCTATAATAAAAGGAAAACGGGCAGAATATACAGTTCATCTGGGAAGTGGAGTTGTTCATCAGAAAGCGGGGGCTGAAATAAATATATTACCGGTACATTCTCAGCATAGAGGAAGAATTTTCCTGCCATTCGTTGATGAAGATCCAAAAACAGCTGAAATTATGAGTAAAATTATTTTATTTGCAGAAGATACTAAAATAAAAGATCCATTTATTTTGGAGCAGATAAAGTAA
- the aroA gene encoding 3-phosphoshikimate 1-carboxyvinyltransferase encodes MKIKIRPGKLNGTIEIPPSKSYSHRAVIAAALAENGKKSKIDNLKFSVDITTTTDIMENWGAEIERFESALEIIGNGGKVVPRDKYVQCNESGSTIRFLIPVGITSKNELVFDGKGKLVDRPLDSYYRIFDKQGLKYETTGGKLPLTVNGKLKPGNYEIDGNISSQFITGLLYALPLLEGDSKLIINKNLESKGYVDLTLEILKLAGIEIVNNDYKSFDIRGNQTYKPFDYTVEGDYSQVAFWIVAGIISANRDNEVKCLHVNKNSLQGDREIIEIVTRMGAKLEIFDDYVIVKPSKTKGTIIDISQCPDIGPVLTVLAALSEGETRIINGERLRIKESDRITSIKTELNKLGGNVSEEGDSLIIQGVEGFRGGVTVNAWNDHRIAMSLAVASTRCEKEIILEEAESVRKSYPHFWDDFVKMGGEIEVIEK; translated from the coding sequence ATGAAAATAAAAATAAGACCAGGTAAGTTAAATGGAACGATAGAAATTCCCCCATCAAAAAGCTACTCTCATAGGGCAGTAATTGCGGCGGCATTGGCTGAAAATGGTAAAAAATCAAAAATTGATAATTTGAAGTTTTCGGTAGATATTACAACAACTACGGATATTATGGAAAACTGGGGAGCGGAAATAGAGCGTTTTGAAAGTGCTCTTGAAATTATTGGAAATGGTGGAAAAGTTGTTCCAAGGGATAAGTACGTGCAATGCAATGAATCAGGATCAACAATAAGGTTTTTAATACCTGTTGGAATTACAAGTAAAAATGAACTGGTTTTTGACGGGAAAGGAAAACTTGTAGACAGACCGCTTGATTCGTATTATAGGATTTTTGATAAACAGGGATTAAAATATGAAACAACAGGTGGGAAATTACCACTTACAGTAAATGGGAAGCTGAAGCCAGGGAATTATGAAATTGATGGAAACATAAGCTCACAGTTTATTACTGGACTTTTGTATGCTTTGCCACTTTTAGAGGGGGATTCAAAGCTGATTATTAATAAAAATCTGGAGTCAAAGGGGTATGTTGATTTGACTTTGGAAATATTGAAACTGGCTGGGATTGAGATTGTGAATAATGATTATAAGAGTTTTGATATAAGGGGAAATCAGACTTATAAGCCTTTTGATTACACTGTTGAAGGAGATTACTCACAGGTGGCATTCTGGATTGTGGCCGGAATAATTTCGGCAAACAGGGATAATGAAGTGAAATGCCTTCATGTGAATAAAAACTCGCTGCAGGGAGATAGGGAAATTATTGAGATTGTGACTAGAATGGGGGCAAAACTTGAGATTTTTGATGATTATGTGATTGTAAAGCCTTCTAAAACTAAAGGAACAATAATTGATATTTCTCAATGTCCTGATATTGGACCTGTTCTAACTGTACTGGCTGCCTTGAGCGAAGGGGAAACTCGTATTATTAATGGAGAAAGATTGAGAATAAAAGAATCGGATAGAATAACTTCGATAAAAACTGAGCTTAATAAACTTGGAGGAAATGTATCTGAGGAAGGTGACAGCTTAATTATTCAAGGTGTAGAAGGATTTAGAGGTGGAGTTACAGTAAATGCATGGAATGACCACAGAATTGCAATGTCTTTGGCAGTTGCTTCAACAAGATGTGAAAAGGAAATAATTTTAGAAGAAGCTGAAAGTGTCAGAAAATCTTATCCGCATTTCTGGGATGACTTTGTGAAAATGGGTGGAGAGATAGAAGTTATTGAGAAGTAG
- the aroC gene encoding chorismate synthase: MGANFGKNYKISLFGESHGTALGVNIDGIPAGTELDLEFITEEMKRRAPGRSKLTTPRFEKDEFEILSGFFEGRTTGTPLAMIVRNRDQRSKDYSELKIKPRPGHADWSGMNRYDGFNDIRGSGHFSGRITTSIVFAGAIAKQLLKSQGILVGAHIKSLYDIEERDFIESDITEENINKLREMILPTLEEGVGQKMEEAIMKAREEENSLGGVVELMITGLKPGIGDPFFESIESEISRMIFSIPSTKGIEFGAGFGITRMTGYEANDEMYFDENGNVKSYTNNNGGIIGGISTGMPISFKVAIKPTASISKAQKTVNLETKKSDILEVQGRHDPVIVPRAIVVLECATAIVILDRLLESQKNRGLQL; encoded by the coding sequence ATGGGAGCAAATTTTGGAAAAAATTATAAAATTTCATTGTTTGGAGAATCGCATGGGACAGCGTTAGGAGTAAATATTGACGGAATTCCGGCTGGAACAGAACTGGATTTGGAATTTATTACAGAAGAAATGAAAAGAAGGGCACCAGGAAGGTCAAAATTGACAACGCCTAGATTTGAGAAGGATGAATTTGAGATTTTGAGTGGATTTTTTGAAGGTAGGACAACAGGAACTCCTCTTGCAATGATAGTTAGAAATAGGGATCAGAGATCGAAGGATTATAGTGAACTTAAAATAAAACCAAGACCTGGTCATGCCGACTGGTCAGGAATGAACAGATATGACGGATTTAATGATATTCGTGGCAGCGGGCATTTTTCAGGAAGAATAACAACTTCGATTGTATTTGCCGGTGCCATTGCAAAGCAGCTTTTGAAAAGTCAGGGAATTCTCGTTGGAGCACATATAAAGTCACTTTACGATATAGAAGAAAGGGATTTTATAGAAAGTGATATTACTGAAGAAAATATTAATAAATTGCGGGAAATGATTTTGCCTACTTTGGAAGAAGGGGTAGGACAAAAAATGGAAGAAGCTATAATGAAGGCCAGGGAAGAGGAAAATTCCCTGGGTGGAGTTGTGGAACTGATGATTACAGGATTAAAACCTGGAATTGGAGACCCATTTTTTGAATCGATTGAAAGTGAAATTTCAAGAATGATATTTTCAATTCCGTCTACAAAGGGGATTGAATTTGGAGCGGGATTTGGAATTACGAGAATGACAGGATATGAAGCAAATGATGAGATGTATTTTGATGAAAATGGAAATGTTAAATCATATACGAATAACAATGGAGGAATTATTGGTGGAATTTCAACAGGAATGCCTATAAGCTTTAAAGTTGCAATAAAACCGACAGCTTCAATTTCAAAAGCTCAAAAGACAGTAAATCTGGAAACTAAAAAATCAGATATTCTGGAAGTACAAGGTAGACATGATCCGGTAATTGTTCCAAGGGCAATTGTTGTATTGGAATGTGCAACTGCAATTGTGATTTTGGATAGATTGCTGGAAAGTCAAAAAAATAGAGGTTTACAATTATAA